A genomic region of Trifolium pratense cultivar HEN17-A07 linkage group LG3, ARS_RC_1.1, whole genome shotgun sequence contains the following coding sequences:
- the LOC123917905 gene encoding SWR1 complex subunit 2-like, translating into MIRKSTRTSVIVRQAERDAIRAAIHATSKPVIKRKKEGEEKKMSQEEMLLEAAQTEIMNLRNLERVLAREEEVKRRAIVHKTVYNGPQIHYVSKIGCSYLEFTKGASFHTDIATTSQEYPEQPVCVITGLPAKYRDPKTGLPYATKEAFKIIRQRIADESANSRKETFMEGLYDSVSGYGFPTKQKRSKTRDKNIHPHDRSLARFRRIPTFEDEDSD; encoded by the exons ATGATTAGGAAATCTACTAGAACTTCTGTCATTGTTCGACAGGCCGAAAGGGATGCTATTCGTGCTGCTATCCATGCAACCAGCAAG CCAGTGATAAAAAGGAAGAAAGAAGGTGAGGAGAAAAAAATGTCACAAGAGGAGATGCTTTTAGAAGCTGCTCAAACAG AAATTATGAACTTGCGGAATTTGGAGCGAGTTTTAGCTAGAGAGGAAGAAGTTAAGAGGAGAGCAATTGTGCATAAAACTGTCTATAATGGTCCACAGATACATTACGTTTCAAAAATTG GTTGTTCGTATTTGGAGTTTACTAAAGGGGCGTCATTTCACACCGATATTGCCACAACATCTCAAGAAT ATCCAGAACAACCTGTTTGCGTGATTACTGGTTTGCCTGCCAA GTATCGTGATCCAAAGACTGGGCTGCCATACGCTACAAAAGAGGCTTTTAAAATAATTCGACAACG CATTGCGGATGAAAGTGCCAACTCTAGAAAGGAGACATTTATGGAAGGCTTATATGATTCAGTTTCTGGATATGGTTTTCCAACCAAGCAAAAGAGATCGAAAACGCGAGACAAAAATATACATCCACATGATCGTTCCTTGGCTCGTTTTCGTAGAATTCCTACTTTTGAGGATGAAGATTCTGACTAA